A region of Arabidopsis thaliana chromosome 5, partial sequence DNA encodes the following proteins:
- a CDS encoding plant-specific B3-DNA-binding domain protein (DUF313) (FUNCTIONS IN: DNA binding; INVOLVED IN: regulation of transcription, DNA-dependent; LOCATED IN: cellular_component unknown; CONTAINS InterPro DOMAIN/s: Protein of unknown function DUF313 (InterPro:IPR005508), Transcriptional factor B3 (InterPro:IPR003340); BEST Arabidopsis thaliana protein match is: Domain of unknown function (DUF313) (TAIR:AT3G24850.1); Has 1807 Blast hits to 1807 proteins in 277 species: Archae - 0; Bacteria - 0; Metazoa - 736; Fungi - 347; Plants - 385; Viruses - 0; Other Eukaryotes - 339 (source: NCBI BLink).) gives MTSIYHDDDDHLTASGKDLWSNFCVLVDAAVMLYEEEEEEQRRKIVSEEEEEFQKRIFCLFPRKTRSSLVKRQQNLIRVSTSSSLIDLNQFPTDSEIEDPQNHLQGLSSSCFIAANSETKTLQNPSSEPCSSLGLFGHKTAEYQKTETKDPPNPNFPCTMSLCLMENTSRKRRAVEQRKRSGGVKKANVAPFSQTARETPEWLVKVMTNMKEAKDAKLIFEKTLFVTDVNPTKNRLSMPFNNLLRNDFLTSVESIIINEDINNNNKIGVGAILVDQRCKKWGVMLKRWEMKKESGKGSWSYNLICGWNDIVEANRLKEGDNITLWSFRCCGILCFAMEQSSSSLALCLC, from the coding sequence ATGACTAGTATCTATCACGATGATGACGATCATCTCACGGCTTCAGGTAAAGACCTGTGGTCGAATTTCTGTGTACTGGTTGATGCGGCGGTTATGttatatgaagaagaagaagaagaacaacgtCGTAAGATTGtctctgaagaagaagaagaattccaGAAGAGAATCTTTTGTCTCTTCCCGAGAAAAACAAGATCGTCTTTGGTGAAGAGACAACAAAATCTTATTAGGGTTTCTACTTCTTCATCGCTTATCGATCTTAACCAGTTCCCTACCGATTCTGAGATCGAAGACCCACAAAACCATCTTCAAGGGCTATCCTCTTCATGTTTCATTGCCGCTAATTCCGAgacaaaaacattacaaaaccCTAGTTCAGAACCTTGTTCTTCACTCGGACTCTTTGGTCACAAGACGGCTGAGTACCAAAAGACGGAGACGAAAGACccaccaaaccctaatttcccaTGTACTATGTCTTTGTGCCTAATGGAGAACACAAGCCGCAAGAGACGTGCTGTGGAACAAAGGAAGCGTAGTGGTGGAGTCAAGAAAGCAAATGTTGCTCCTTTTTCACAAACGGCGAGAGAGACACCTGAGTGGCTTGTCAAGGTGATGACAAACATGAAAGAAGCCAAAGACGCTAAATTGATCTTTGAGAAGACTCTGTTCGTGACTGATGTAAACCCAACAAAGAACCGTCTCTCAATGCCTTTCAACAACTTACTCCGAAACGATTTCCTGACGTCTGTGGAGTCCATAATCATAAACGAAgacatcaacaacaataacaagaTTGGAGTGGGAGCGATTCTCGTGGATCAACGGTGTAAAAAGTGGGGTGTGATGTTAAAGAGAtgggagatgaagaaggaatcaGGTAAAGGAAGCTGGAGTTACAATTTGATTTGTGGGTGGAACGACATCGTTGAGGCTAACAGATTGAAAGAAGGCGACAACATTACTCTTTGGTCGTTTAGGTGCTGTGGAATCCTCTGCTTTGCCATGGAACAGAGTAGCTCTTCCCTTGCTCTCTGTCTCTGCTAA
- a CDS encoding F-box SKIP23-like protein (DUF295), with protein MFKLQAKENGEVVLHSLFLRRNSSAYGCLYPSLSIDLLNCQIFELAQEHVACYSEWFELFECISKCEERIGFMGLNREKNEYMILGKLSFNGLAMYRSVDNRWTELEITPDSFFEGIVPFKGKFYAIDRTGKTTVVDPTLEVNTFQRSRPCDKTRKRWLLMTGDKLILVEMCTKSRYDFHIPNIREKKIWFEISELNEERNDWDQVEDMDGRVLFLEHYCTFSCLATEIPGFRANSIIFMDLWGGSNSYELESILVYEFNEKGVRSLRDKLEYIELFPFPPGWVISNG; from the exons ATGTTTAAACTACAAGCTAAAGAGAATGGAGAAGTTGTTCTACATAGTTTGTTCTTAAGAAGAAACTCCTCTGCGTATGGATGCTTGTATCCAAGTCTATCTATTGATTTGCTCAATTGTCAAATCTTTGAGCTAGCGCAAGAACATGTGGCTTGTTACAGCGAATGGTTTGAATTATTTGAATGCATTTCAAAATGTGAAGAACGTATCGGATTTATGGGTctaaacagagagaaaaacgAATATATGATTCTAGGGAAGCTCTCATTCAATGGTCTCGCAATGTATAGGTCAGTCGATAACCGTTGGACTGAGCTCGAGATAACACCCGATTCATTTTTTGAAGGGATAGTTCCATTTAAAGGCAAGTTTTACGCGATAGATCGCACCGGAAAAACAACAGTGGTAGATCCAACACTAGAAGTGAATACATTTCAGCGGTCAAGACCTTGTGATAAGACAAGGAAACGTTGG CTTTTAATGACAGGGGACAAACTCATTCTCGTAGAGATGTGCACAAAGAGCCGATACGATTTTCACATACCAAATATCCGTGAGAAAAAGATATGGTTCGAAATATCAGAGTTAAACGAGGAAAGAAACGATTGGGATCAAGTGGAAGATATGGACGGTCGTGTGTTGTTCTTGGAGCATTATTGTACCTTCTCATGCTTGGCTACTGAAATTCCAGGGTTTAGGGCTAACTCTATAATCTTCATGGACTTGTGGGGAGGATCTAACTCATATGAACTTGAAAGCATTCTCGTGTATGAATTCAATGAGAAAGGCGTAAGATCTTTAAGAGATAAATTGGAGTATATAGAGCTGTTTCCATTTCCCCCTGGTTGGGTAATCTCCAACGGATAA
- a CDS encoding F-box SKIP23-like protein (DUF295) (Protein of unknown function (DUF295); CONTAINS InterPro DOMAIN/s: Protein of unknown function DUF295 (InterPro:IPR005174); BEST Arabidopsis thaliana protein match is: F-box family protein with a domain of unknown function (DUF295) (TAIR:AT2G16290.1); Has 1807 Blast hits to 1807 proteins in 277 species: Archae - 0; Bacteria - 0; Metazoa - 736; Fungi - 347; Plants - 385; Viruses - 0; Other Eukaryotes - 339 (source: NCBI BLink).) has product MVKWSELPPEILHLISLKIDNPFDLIHFRSVCSFWRSSSLLKFRHMTSLRCPLPLDPGGCGDDCHILSSRVYLLKCPNRDRPQYWMFKLQAKENGEVVLHSLFLRRNSSAYGCLYPSLSIDLLNCQIFELAQEHVACYSEWFELFECISKCEERIGFMGLNREKNEYMILGKLSFNGLAMYRSVDNRWTELEITPDSFFEGIVPFKGKFYAIDRTGKTTVVDPTLEVNTFQRSRPCDKTRKRWLLMTGDKLILVEMCTKSRYDFHIPNIREKKIWFEISELNEERNDWDQVEDMDGRVLFLEHYCTFSCLATEIPGFRANSIIFMDLWGGSNSYELESILVYEFNEKGVRSLRDKLEYIELFPFPPGWVISNG; this is encoded by the exons atggtaaaatgGTCGGAGTTGCCACCGGAGATTCTCCACTTGATCTCCCTTAAAATCGACAATCCCTTTGATCTGATCCACTTTCGGTCAGTTTGTTCCTTTTGGCGATCCTCTAGTCTCCTCAAATTCAGACACATGACATCACTTAGATGTCCTCTTCCCCTTGATCCCGGCGGTTGTGGTGATGATTGCCATATCTTGAGCAGCCGTGTCTACCTTCTCAAGTGTCCTAATCGTGACCGTCCCCAATATTG GATGTTTAAACTACAAGCTAAAGAGAATGGAGAAGTTGTTCTACATAGTTTGTTCTTAAGAAGAAACTCCTCTGCGTATGGATGCTTGTATCCAAGTCTATCTATTGATTTGCTCAATTGTCAAATCTTTGAGCTAGCGCAAGAACATGTGGCTTGTTACAGCGAATGGTTTGAATTATTTGAATGCATTTCAAAATGTGAAGAACGTATCGGATTTATGGGTctaaacagagagaaaaacgAATATATGATTCTAGGGAAGCTCTCATTCAATGGTCTCGCAATGTATAGGTCAGTCGATAACCGTTGGACTGAGCTCGAGATAACACCCGATTCATTTTTTGAAGGGATAGTTCCATTTAAAGGCAAGTTTTACGCGATAGATCGCACCGGAAAAACAACAGTGGTAGATCCAACACTAGAAGTGAATACATTTCAGCGGTCAAGACCTTGTGATAAGACAAGGAAACGTTGG CTTTTAATGACAGGGGACAAACTCATTCTCGTAGAGATGTGCACAAAGAGCCGATACGATTTTCACATACCAAATATCCGTGAGAAAAAGATATGGTTCGAAATATCAGAGTTAAACGAGGAAAGAAACGATTGGGATCAAGTGGAAGATATGGACGGTCGTGTGTTGTTCTTGGAGCATTATTGTACCTTCTCATGCTTGGCTACTGAAATTCCAGGGTTTAGGGCTAACTCTATAATCTTCATGGACTTGTGGGGAGGATCTAACTCATATGAACTTGAAAGCATTCTCGTGTATGAATTCAATGAGAAAGGCGTAAGATCTTTAAGAGATAAATTGGAGTATATAGAGCTGTTTCCATTTCCCCCTGGTTGGGTAATCTCCAACGGATAA
- a CDS encoding F-box SKIP23-like protein (DUF295) (Protein of unknown function (DUF295); FUNCTIONS IN: molecular_function unknown; INVOLVED IN: biological_process unknown; LOCATED IN: cellular_component unknown; CONTAINS InterPro DOMAIN/s: Protein of unknown function DUF295 (InterPro:IPR005174); BEST Arabidopsis thaliana protein match is: F-box family protein with a domain of unknown function (DUF295) (TAIR:AT2G16290.1).), which yields MFKLQAKENGEVVLHSLFLRRNSSASVDNRWTELEITPDSFFEGIVPFKGKFYAIDRTGKTTVVDPTLEVNTFQRSRPCDKTRKRWLLMTGDKLILVEMCTKSRYDFHIPNIREKKIWFEISELNEERNDWDQVEDMDGRVLFLEHYCTFSCLATEIPGFRANSIIFMDLWGGSNSYELESILVYEFNEKGVRSLRDKLEYIELFPFPPGWVISNG from the exons ATGTTTAAACTACAAGCTAAAGAGAATGGAGAAGTTGTTCTACATAGTTTGTTCTTAAGAAGAAACTCCTCTGC GTCAGTCGATAACCGTTGGACTGAGCTCGAGATAACACCCGATTCATTTTTTGAAGGGATAGTTCCATTTAAAGGCAAGTTTTACGCGATAGATCGCACCGGAAAAACAACAGTGGTAGATCCAACACTAGAAGTGAATACATTTCAGCGGTCAAGACCTTGTGATAAGACAAGGAAACGTTGG CTTTTAATGACAGGGGACAAACTCATTCTCGTAGAGATGTGCACAAAGAGCCGATACGATTTTCACATACCAAATATCCGTGAGAAAAAGATATGGTTCGAAATATCAGAGTTAAACGAGGAAAGAAACGATTGGGATCAAGTGGAAGATATGGACGGTCGTGTGTTGTTCTTGGAGCATTATTGTACCTTCTCATGCTTGGCTACTGAAATTCCAGGGTTTAGGGCTAACTCTATAATCTTCATGGACTTGTGGGGAGGATCTAACTCATATGAACTTGAAAGCATTCTCGTGTATGAATTCAATGAGAAAGGCGTAAGATCTTTAAGAGATAAATTGGAGTATATAGAGCTGTTTCCATTTCCCCCTGGTTGGGTAATCTCCAACGGATAA